The Cylindrospermum stagnale PCC 7417 genome segment TAACTTTGCACGCTGCTGGGTGGGAAGAGAGAATAGCAATATCGACCTAGTTGCTATCAATGACACATCAGACCCTAGAACTAATGCTCACCTGCTGAGATATGACTCAATGCTAGGTAAGTTAAAGAATGCTGACATTAGCGCTGATGATAACTCAATCACCGTTAATGGCAAGACAATTAAGTGCGTATCTGATCGCAACCCAGAAAACTTGCCCTGGAAAGACTGGGGAATTGACCTGATTATTGAAGCAACTGGTGTTTTTACTAGCAAAGAAGGAGCGCTCAAGCATGTTAATGCCGGAGCCAAGAAGGTACTGATCACCGCTCCTGGTAAAAATGAAGATGGCACATTTGTCATGGGTGTGAATCATCACGACTATGACCACAACATACACAACATCATCAGTAACGCTAGCTGTACCACCAATTGCTTGGCTCCCATCGCCAAGGTGTTGAATGATAAATTTGGCATCATTAAAGGTACGATGACTACCACCCACAGCTACACTGGTGACCAGCGGTTATTAGACGCTTCTCACCGTGATTTGCGCCGGGCGAGGGCAGCAGCGATTAACATTGTACCCACCTCCACCGGTGCGGCAAAGGCAGTAGCATTGGTAATTCCAGACCTCAAAGGTAAGCTAAATGGGGTTGCTTTGCGCGTACCCACCCCGAACGTTTCCATGGTAGATTTCGTGGTTCAGGTTGAGAAGCGTACTATTACCGAAGAAGTTAACCAAGCCCTAAAATCTGCTGCTGAAGGTGAACTCAAAGGCATTTTAGATTACAGCGAACTAGAGCTAGTATCATCCGATTATCAAGGTTGTGACGCTTCTTCGATTGTTGATGCCAGCTTAACTTTGGTCATGGGTAATGACATGGTCAAAGTCATGGCGTGGTATGACAACGAGTGGGGTTATAGCCAACGAGTTCTAGATTTGGCAGAATTAGTAGCCGTGAAGTGGGCTTAATATTTAGTCATTAGTCATTAGTCATTGGTCATTAGAAAAAAATTAACAACTGACTACTGACTACTGACCAAAATGTTGAAATCCCTGGCTAAGACTCAGCACTTTGTCGGGGAATTTTTCGTGTTCATCGTGCAATATTACTGTTGACCCTGGTGTAATTGTGCCCACAATTGCTGCGCCTTGACCCAGTTTTTGCACTAAATCAGATGCTGGCTGTTGTGGTAAGCACAGCACTAATTCAAAGTCTTCGCCACCATGTAGGGCATATTCTAGCGATCGCTCTTTTGTCAACCAGTGGTCAAAGCTTGTTGCTAAGGGAATTTGCCTAGTTTCTAAGATAGCACCGACACCACTGGCGTGGCAGATTTGCACCACAGCGTCTGCTAAACCATCGCTGCTATCCATTCCAGCAACGGCAATTATAGATTGGGATTCTAAAATTTCCCACAAAATGGGTAGGACATCTAAACGTGGGTTGGGACGCTGATGTGCTTTGATCAGAAACTGCTGTTCTTCAGCGTTGAGGTTTTGTCCTAATTCGGGATGCAACAGTAATTCTAAACCTGCACGGGAGGCTCCGTGGATACCTGTGACAACGATCGCCTGACCTACAGTTGCAGTAGAGCGGTGGATAATCAAATTAGGGGTAGCTTGACCGAAAGCTGTGATGGCTAGAGTAATGATCGGCGATCGCACAAGATCACCACCGACAATTGAGGTGTTGTACTTATGCAGGCATTCTGTCATTCCTTGGTACAAGCGCTCAACCCAACTCACCATCACTTCCCCAGGGAGTCCCAGTCCAACAGTAATTCCCAATGGCTTCGCACCCATTGCCGCTAAATCTGATAAATTAGCAGCAGCAGCTCGCCAGCCAGCATCTTCTGGGGAAGTGGTGAGATTACTAAAATGCACACCATCAATTAGCATATCTGTAGTGACTACCAAAGATTTCTCCGGTGCAGTCAACAGCACTGCTGCATCATCCCCAATAATTTCTGGAGGACAAAAACGCTGCAATCTTTCTAAAAGACCTTGTTCGCCAATATCTTGAATTTTCAGGGAAGATAAATCACTGTTCACAGGCAATTTTCCGCAGAAGAATAGTGCTAAGAAGAAGTTTAAAAGTTAACAAGAATGCCGAACACTATAAAAAGGTCAAGTCGCTTCGCTCCAATTCAAAATTCAAAATTAAAGACAATTAGTGGGAGCTACTTTTCATTAAATTAAAATTTTTGGAAGCCTAAAAAATTAAATATCCCTCTTCTGTCACTTTCGCCAGAGCCAAATCTAAAACCATTATTTATCAAGGTTTTAGCGATTTAATAACATTTTAAATTTTTGGTGATAAATAAAATGTTGAAACCTTGAAGACATCTGGATTTCAAAACTAGGGAATTGTTTTTTCTTCCCACTCTGACAAAAAAGGGATATTAAGTTCCCTTTTTGAAAAAAATCTGAATGAATTTTAGATTTCAGATATAATCCAAAATCTAAAATCTAAAGTTGATTATGTTGCTTGCGGCTCGACTAAATTTTCTATGCCCTGAACCACAGATGCGGATTCAATTTTGTCACCTGCCGTCAGTTTATCCAAAACTTCTCTGCCTTCAGTGAGATAGCCAAAAACGGCATAACGACCATCCAAGAGATTACGTCCGGCTGGGGTCAATTCTGGTTCAAACAGGAAGAAGAAAAATTGCGAAGAACCCCCATTCGGTTCGCTTTCAGGACGAGCCATGACTACGGCACCGAAGGAAGAGAAAGGTAGAACTGGCATATCGAGGTAACGACCAGCTTCTTCTAGAGTAATGCCGTAGGTAGGTTCTTTGTCACCTTCGGCTAAGATTTCGAGGGGAACGGCGCGATATTTGCCTGTGCTGGGGTCAATAAAACCCACCTCTTTTCCTGGTGGATCTCCAGTTTGCACAAAGTAAGATTCTTCAGAACGGGTAAATTCTAAGCCATTATAAAAACCCCGTTGCACCAAATCGACAAAGTTACCAGCGGTCACAGGGGCGCTGTAGCCGTCTACTACCAAGGTAAGATTGCCTTTGTTAGTTTTCATTTCGATGGTGGCACGACCTTTAAGCTGGGGCAGGTTGCTGTACTCGGCAGGTACTTCAAAGGGGTATTCCTTCACCATTGACTCTTCTAGCAGAGTCACGAGATTTAGTAGTTTGGCTCTGCCTTGGAGAATTTGTTCTTTATCTTTGACTTTCACCGATTCTTGGACAGCAACTACACCAGATTTCAACTCAGCTAACCAAGCTTCGGCTTGGGGTTGGCGTTCTTTGGGTACGCTTGCTA includes the following:
- a CDS encoding type I glyceraldehyde-3-phosphate dehydrogenase, giving the protein MIRVAINGFGRIGRNFARCWVGRENSNIDLVAINDTSDPRTNAHLLRYDSMLGKLKNADISADDNSITVNGKTIKCVSDRNPENLPWKDWGIDLIIEATGVFTSKEGALKHVNAGAKKVLITAPGKNEDGTFVMGVNHHDYDHNIHNIISNASCTTNCLAPIAKVLNDKFGIIKGTMTTTHSYTGDQRLLDASHRDLRRARAAAINIVPTSTGAAKAVALVIPDLKGKLNGVALRVPTPNVSMVDFVVQVEKRTITEEVNQALKSAAEGELKGILDYSELELVSSDYQGCDASSIVDASLTLVMGNDMVKVMAWYDNEWGYSQRVLDLAELVAVKWA
- the thiL gene encoding thiamine-phosphate kinase, yielding MNSDLSSLKIQDIGEQGLLERLQRFCPPEIIGDDAAVLLTAPEKSLVVTTDMLIDGVHFSNLTTSPEDAGWRAAAANLSDLAAMGAKPLGITVGLGLPGEVMVSWVERLYQGMTECLHKYNTSIVGGDLVRSPIITLAITAFGQATPNLIIHRSTATVGQAIVVTGIHGASRAGLELLLHPELGQNLNAEEQQFLIKAHQRPNPRLDVLPILWEILESQSIIAVAGMDSSDGLADAVVQICHASGVGAILETRQIPLATSFDHWLTKERSLEYALHGGEDFELVLCLPQQPASDLVQKLGQGAAIVGTITPGSTVILHDEHEKFPDKVLSLSQGFQHFGQ
- a CDS encoding peptidylprolyl isomerase yields the protein MFNSLKSWLKNSLMTILLVTIFLGISASGWTPSSNAALPAGNAITDGKALLRYALPINNQPVRQLQASLEDISNQLRANRRWGAIANDLSKASRILDKPSQILASVPKERQPQAEAWLAELKSGVVAVQESVKVKDKEQILQGRAKLLNLVTLLEESMVKEYPFEVPAEYSNLPQLKGRATIEMKTNKGNLTLVVDGYSAPVTAGNFVDLVQRGFYNGLEFTRSEESYFVQTGDPPGKEVGFIDPSTGKYRAVPLEILAEGDKEPTYGITLEEAGRYLDMPVLPFSSFGAVVMARPESEPNGGSSQFFFFLFEPELTPAGRNLLDGRYAVFGYLTEGREVLDKLTAGDKIESASVVQGIENLVEPQAT